From Falco cherrug isolate bFalChe1 chromosome 4, bFalChe1.pri, whole genome shotgun sequence, one genomic window encodes:
- the LOC102047202 gene encoding ceramide synthase 4-like isoform X2, translating into MARSLYEWLWQHEFWLPPGITWQDMQESEDVHYPQPRDLLISIPFALILVVIRCAFERAIALPLSSKLGVRDKERPKAQPHPMLETFYNTRCKNPGEGELISLAKQCDLPVRKVERWFRRRRNTDRPSLSKKFCEACWRFTFYITSFFTGLAVLYDKPWLWDHRECWTGYPQQPLQSSLFWYYLLELSFYWSLVFTLPFDVKRKDFKEQIVHHAATIFLISFSYCANYIRIGTLVMVIHDASDCFLEPTKIFNYMKWKKTCDSLFMIFSAVFLISRLVVFPYTVLYNTYYYSMEIFQPFFGYYFMNALLIILQLLHVFWSCLIIHMVYKFILQGTMEKDMRSDTEESDKDEERDQIREKEKNGITYFSNVTSNNYIQRNGSEPLNNRTHLTNGHVKER; encoded by the exons ATGGCACGCTCTCTGTATGAGTGGCTGTGGCAGCACGAGTTCTGGCTGCCCCCAGGAATCACCTGGCAGGACATGCAAGAGTCTGAAGATGTTCATTACCCTCAGCCTCGTGATCTCCTGATCAGTATCCCTTTTGCTTTAATCTTGGTTGTCATTCGATGTGCCTTTGAAAG agcCATAGCCCTGCCGCTCAGTAGCAAACTGGGTGTGAGAGACAAGGAGAGACCAAAAGCTCAGCCCCACCCCATGCTGGAAACATTCTACAATACGCGCTGCAAGAATCCTGGAGAG GGTGAGCTGATCAGTTTAGCCAAACAGTGTGACCTGCCAGTGAGGAAGGTAGAGAGGTGGTTCCGGCGCCGGAGGAACACAGACCGACCCAGCCTGTCGAAGAAGTTCTGTGAGGCCTG cTGGAGGTTTACATTTTACATCACTTCTTTCTTCACTGGACTTGCTGTCCTATACGAT aagccTTGGCTTTGGGACCATAGAGAGTGCTGGACAGGATACCCACAACAG CCTCTCCAGTCCTCCCTGTTCTGGTACTACCTGCTGGAGCTCTCCTTCTACTGGTCGCTGGTCTTCACCCTGCCCTTTGATGTGAAGAGGAAG GATTTCAAGGAGCAGATAGTCCATCACGCTGCAACCATCTTCCTGATCAGTTTCTCATACTGCGCCAATTACATCCGCATTGGGACACTGGTGATGGTGATTCATGATGCTTCGGATTGCTTCCTAGAG ccaACTAAGATATTCAATTacatgaagtggaaaaaaacttgTGACAGCCTCTTTATGATCTTCTCAGCCGTTTTCCTCATCAGCCGCCTGGTCGTTTTCCCCTACAC AGTGCTCTATAACACCTACTATTACTCCATGGAGATATTCCAACCCTTCTTTGGATACTACTTCATGAACGCTCTCCTGATaattctgcagctgctccatgTCTTCTGGTCCTGCCTAATTATTCACATGGTCTACAAGTTCATCCTCCAGGGCACG ATGGAAAAGGACATGAGAAGTGACACAGAAGAAAGTGACAAGGATGAAGAAAGAGACCAGAttagggaaaaggagaaaaatgggaTCACCTATTTCAGCAACGTCACAAGCAACAATTACATCCAGAGGAACGGGTCTGAGCCACTGAACAACAGAACCCATCTCACCAATGGCCATGTCAAGGAAAGATAG
- the LOC102047202 gene encoding ceramide synthase 4-like isoform X1, with translation MNPDISRMARSLYEWLWQHEFWLPPGITWQDMQESEDVHYPQPRDLLISIPFALILVVIRCAFERAIALPLSSKLGVRDKERPKAQPHPMLETFYNTRCKNPGEGELISLAKQCDLPVRKVERWFRRRRNTDRPSLSKKFCEACWRFTFYITSFFTGLAVLYDKPWLWDHRECWTGYPQQPLQSSLFWYYLLELSFYWSLVFTLPFDVKRKDFKEQIVHHAATIFLISFSYCANYIRIGTLVMVIHDASDCFLEPTKIFNYMKWKKTCDSLFMIFSAVFLISRLVVFPYTVLYNTYYYSMEIFQPFFGYYFMNALLIILQLLHVFWSCLIIHMVYKFILQGTMEKDMRSDTEESDKDEERDQIREKEKNGITYFSNVTSNNYIQRNGSEPLNNRTHLTNGHVKER, from the exons ATGAATCCAGATATTTCCAG GATGGCACGCTCTCTGTATGAGTGGCTGTGGCAGCACGAGTTCTGGCTGCCCCCAGGAATCACCTGGCAGGACATGCAAGAGTCTGAAGATGTTCATTACCCTCAGCCTCGTGATCTCCTGATCAGTATCCCTTTTGCTTTAATCTTGGTTGTCATTCGATGTGCCTTTGAAAG agcCATAGCCCTGCCGCTCAGTAGCAAACTGGGTGTGAGAGACAAGGAGAGACCAAAAGCTCAGCCCCACCCCATGCTGGAAACATTCTACAATACGCGCTGCAAGAATCCTGGAGAG GGTGAGCTGATCAGTTTAGCCAAACAGTGTGACCTGCCAGTGAGGAAGGTAGAGAGGTGGTTCCGGCGCCGGAGGAACACAGACCGACCCAGCCTGTCGAAGAAGTTCTGTGAGGCCTG cTGGAGGTTTACATTTTACATCACTTCTTTCTTCACTGGACTTGCTGTCCTATACGAT aagccTTGGCTTTGGGACCATAGAGAGTGCTGGACAGGATACCCACAACAG CCTCTCCAGTCCTCCCTGTTCTGGTACTACCTGCTGGAGCTCTCCTTCTACTGGTCGCTGGTCTTCACCCTGCCCTTTGATGTGAAGAGGAAG GATTTCAAGGAGCAGATAGTCCATCACGCTGCAACCATCTTCCTGATCAGTTTCTCATACTGCGCCAATTACATCCGCATTGGGACACTGGTGATGGTGATTCATGATGCTTCGGATTGCTTCCTAGAG ccaACTAAGATATTCAATTacatgaagtggaaaaaaacttgTGACAGCCTCTTTATGATCTTCTCAGCCGTTTTCCTCATCAGCCGCCTGGTCGTTTTCCCCTACAC AGTGCTCTATAACACCTACTATTACTCCATGGAGATATTCCAACCCTTCTTTGGATACTACTTCATGAACGCTCTCCTGATaattctgcagctgctccatgTCTTCTGGTCCTGCCTAATTATTCACATGGTCTACAAGTTCATCCTCCAGGGCACG ATGGAAAAGGACATGAGAAGTGACACAGAAGAAAGTGACAAGGATGAAGAAAGAGACCAGAttagggaaaaggagaaaaatgggaTCACCTATTTCAGCAACGTCACAAGCAACAATTACATCCAGAGGAACGGGTCTGAGCCACTGAACAACAGAACCCATCTCACCAATGGCCATGTCAAGGAAAGATAG